The segment CCCAGCATGCGCTGGAAAAACCACTCGGACAATTCATGGTCGACGTCATTGCACGAGTGGTCGACGATGCGGCTGCGTACCTGCTTGAGGATGAATTCCAGGCCGATCGACAGGGCCACGCCCACCACCAGTACCCACAGGGTGCTGAAGCTCTGGTTCGGGATCACGCGGTCGTACACCTGCATGGAAAACAGCGAGGTGGCCATGGTCAGCAGGGTCACCAGCGCGGTGGCCAGCACGGCGTCGACGAACACGCTTTTCTTCAGCCACAGGGCCTGGCGTACCAGGCTGAGTGCGCCGGGGCGGGCGCCGCTTTTTTCGCTGCGGCGCGGCAGGCCCACGCAAGCGAGGCCGGCCAGCGAGGCCAGCTGCAAGGCGCGTCCATCGACGCCTTCGCCGCGCCAGGCGCCGTCGGCGCCGCGCGACTGCAGCAAGCCCCAGCCCGTGCTGGCGCTGTAGACGGCGAACGGCAGCTCGCCCGGCGTCGGTGCGTGCAGCTGGCGCGCCGCGCCTTCCAGCCCGGCCGCTTGCCAGATGGCGGTAAGCACCATGGCGGGCGCGCCGCTGTCGTCGATATCTTCGAGCTGGCGCTGCAGGTCGGCCAGGCGCGCGCTGGCGACGTGCTGGCCCGTCAGGCGCGCAGCCCGTTCGATAAGTGTCAGCAAGCCATGTTTGATGGAGTTGTCCACGCTGTCTCCTGTGTGCATCATGTCGGTGTCAATTCGCGCGCGCCACGCCCGCCGGCGTCGTGCGCCCGGCCAGGGTGCCCGTCTGCGCGGCCAGGCGCAGGCTGGCGGCAATCGCCTGCGCCCGCGTGTCTTCCAGCGAAAACCGCGCCTGCGTTGCTTCACGCACGGCGTTGAGCACGTCGTTCCAGCTCTTGCGGCCGATCACGTACTGGCGCGCATACGATTCGAATACCTGCGTCGAGGTGGTGCTGGCTTCGCCCGCGTTGCCCAGGCGCTGGCGGCTCGCCTCGGCCTCGTTCCAGTCCAGCGTAAAGCGTTCGCGCACGTCGCGTTCGGCCGCATCGTGCGCGGCGCGCGCCCCTTCGCGCCTGGCCACGGCGGCGTCCACGCCGGCCTTGGCCGACAAGCCGGCGCCCGGCTGCGCCTGCAGCACCAGCATGGCGCGCGTGCGGTTGTCGGCATTGATGCCGCCCGTGGGCTTTTCCATGCGCAGCACGACTTTTGGCATGTAGGCCGAGCGTTGCAGGGTGATTTCGGAGTCGGCCGCCTGCGCCTCGAAATCGAGGCGGTGCAGGGTGGGGGAGTAGTCGACGGCCTGGCGCATGACCCGCTCCAGGCTGGCGTCGGGCAGCGGTTCGCCCACGCCGATGCCGCTGGCGGTGACGAGGCGCACCGGTTTGCCGGCCAGCTGCGACAGCTGCGCCAGCGCGTTGTCCAGCGCCTGGCGCGCATTCGACACGTCGTTGGCCGCCTGGTAGGCGCGCGATTCGGCCAGGCGCTGGTCCGTTTGCGAACTGACCGACTGCGCCACGCGGCGCTTGATCATGTCCAGCAGGCGCTGGTGTTCGGCCAGTCCCTCTTCGGCAGAATGCACGCGCGCCGTCTGGCGCAGCGCTTCCGTGTAGGCGGCGATCACGCGCAGGGACAGGGTCAGGCGTTCCTCTTCGATGGCCGCGCCGGCCGCGTCGACCCGGCTGCCGGCCGCATCGATGCCCGCGTCGATGCGCCCGCCGCTCCACAACGGCTGTTCGACGCGCACCACGCCGCCCGTTTCGCGCGAACCCGTGGGGACTTCGGCCGACAGGCTGGGGAAGCGCTGCCACTGCGCGCCATCGAGCTCGGCGCGCGCGGCCGCCTGCGCCGAACGCTTGCCCTGGACGGCGGGATGGCTTTGCAGCGCCTGCTGCAAGACCTGGTCGAAGCTCCAGGCCGTGGCGCCCTGGGCCTGGGCGAAAGTGCTGATCGATGCCATGGCCATGGCCGCCAGTACGGCCGCGCCACGTGGCAGTAAAAACCATGCTGGGAAACCGCGTAATCTCATCCCGTATTTTTCCGGCACCAGGCCTGACGCATTTCAAGGTGTGGCGGGAACGCGCGCCGTGCTGCGCTGCGCGCTCCCGCTCCCGTGCCAGGCGTGGCGCCTGGCGTGGTTGCCCCTGCTTCAGACGACGAAGTTGGCCGCCGTCAGCTGCGTGATGTTCACGCCACCGAGCAGCACCAGCGCCGTGTCGATGGCGTTGGCGTTGCTCAGGTCACTCGAGTGATACACGGTCACGGCGCCGCTGTTCTGCGCATCGGCGATGACGATGTAGCCCTGTCCCGACAAGACGCTGTTGTCGGCCGCGATGGCGCTGGCCGCCGCGCCGATCGACACGGACGTGCCGTCGAAGATGAACAGGTTGTCGTTGCCAAAGTCCGTGCCCACGTTGACGCCCACGGCCACCGACGCCGTCAGGTGGGCGATGGCGGACATGTCGATCACGTCGCCGCCGGCCGCCGGCAGGCCCGTGCTGAAGTCGGCGACCGTCAGCGGATTGTGCAGGGCGTTCTGGCTCAGCACGAACAGCTGGCTGGCGTCGGTCAGGTCGGCTTGCGCCTGGGCGGCGGCCGCCGCCGCGGCATCGGCATTCGCCGCCACCGTCAGCGAACTTGCGTCCGTCAGGTCCGCCTGCGCCTGCGCTTGCAGGGCGGCGGCCGCTGCCGCATCGGCTGCCAGGTGCAGGGCGCTGGCGTCCGTCAGGTCGGCCGTCTGCGACGCGGCCAGGGCCGCTGCCGCTGCCGCATCGGCGGCCTGCGTGAGCGCCACGGCATCGGTCTGGTCAGCCAGCGCTTGCGCGGCGGTGGCGTGGGCCGCGTCCGTCGCTGCCACGGATGCCAGGGCGCTGGCGTCGGTTTGGGCGGCGATGGCGTTCGCTTGCGCCAGCGCGATGTCGGCCGCCTGCGCATCGGCATTGGCCTGGGCCGCCGCCGCGTCGTCCGCATAGGCGGCGTTCGCATTGGCATGCGCCTGCGCCGCTGCGGCTGCCGCGCTGGCGGCGACCGCATCGTCGGCTTGCGCCGCTTGCAGGGCCAGCAGGGAGGCGGCGGCCTGTGCCTGCGCCAGCGGCGCGGCCGCATCGGCCGCATGGGCGGCCAGCGCGGCCGCCGCCGCGTTGTTGGCGTTGACGGTGGCCGCCGCTGCCGCCGCATCGTCGGCTTGCGCCGCCTGGGTGAGGGTCAGCGAGGCCGCGGCCTGGGCTGCCGCTGCCGCGGCCGCGTCGTCGTCGTTCTGCGCCGCCGTGGCCGCTGCCAGTGCGCTGGCGGCCGTTGCCGCCGTGCTGACTGCGAGGGCGTCGGCGGCGATGGCGGCCGTGTGCGCGGCGGTGGCGGCGGCCGCATTGGCCGCGGCCTGGTTGGCGGCCGTGTCATCGGCTTGCGCCGCCTGGGCGGCGAGCAGCGCCGCCGCCGCTGCCGCGGCGCTGGCGCTGGCCGTGGCGTCGGCCGCTGCCGCTGCCGTGGCCGCCGCTTGCGCCAGTGCGGCGGCGGCGGCGGCATCGGCTGCCGCCTGGTCGTCGGCGACGGCGGCGTTGTGCGCGGCCTGGGCATTGGCGGCGTTGGCCGCCGCCAATGCGGCTGCCGCGTCATCGGCTTGCGCCGCTTGCGTCGCCGCCAGGGTAATGGTTGCCGCAACGGCTGCTGCCGCTGCCGCCACATCGGCGTCATGCGCGTTTTGCGCCGCCAGCTGGGCTGCCGCTGCCGCGGCGGCGGTGGCGGCCACGTTGGCGTCGGCGGCCAGGGCGGCGTCGAGCGCCGCTTGCGCGCTGGCGGCTGCCGTGGCGGCAGCTGCCGCGGTGGCGTCGTCCGCCTGGGCATTGAGGGTGGCGGCCATGGAAGTGGCCGCTTGCGCCGCCGCCGCTGCCGCGGCGGCATCGGCATTTTGCGCCGCGACGGCCGCCGCATGCGCGGCGACCGCATTGGCGGCGGCGGTGGCTGCCGCCGCATCGTCGGCCTGGGCCGCCGCCAGCGCCGCATGGGCTGCCGCCGCATTGGCATTGGCCTGGGCCGCATTGTCGGCCGCTCCCTGGGCGGCGATAAGGAGGTTCAGTTTCAGGGTCCTGTCATTGTCGGCATCCGTGGCGTTGACATCGGCCGTGACGGCGGCGGTCAGATTGGCGATGGCCGCGTTGAGCGCGGCATGGGCGTTGAGCGCTGCCGTATCGGCCAGTTGTGCCGCCAGGGTGGCGGCCGCCGAGAGGGCGGCCGTGTGCGCGGCATTGGCGGCGGCATCGTCGGCGGCCAGCGCCGCGCTGGCTGCCGCCAGTGCGTTGTTGGCCACCGTGGCGAGGGTTGCCAGGGCGCCGTCGGCCAACAGCGCCGCGTCGGAAGCAAGCTGTGCCACTGCCGCGGCAGCGGCCGTGCTTGCCGCCGTGGCGTCGTCGTTCTGGGCCGCCGTCGTCGCGGCAAGCGAGGCAGTGGCCGCCACGATTGCCGCGTTGAGTGTGGTCGTGGCGTTATTCAGGGCCGTTTGCGCGTTGGCCGCTGCCGTGGCAGCCGTGGCGGCCAGGCTGTCGTCGTTCAGGGCCTGGTTCAGCGCGGCCAGCGCGCTTGCCGCCGCCGCCGCGGTCGTGCCGACGGCGAGATCGGCCGCTTGCGCGGCCTGCGTGGCTGCCAGCGAGACGGACGCCGTGAGCGCGGCTGCCGCCGCGGCGATATCGTCCGCTTGCGCGTGCTGCGTGGCGGCGGCCGAGATGGCTGCCACGGCGGCGGCCGCTGCGGCAACCGCGTCGGCGGCGGTGGCGGCCGTGGCGGCGGCCGTTGCATTGGTGGCGTTCAGCACAGCTGCGGCGGCGGCCGCATCGTCGGCCAGGGCCGCATTCAGGGAAGCGAGCGCGTTGGCGGCGATGGTGGCGGCGCTGGCGGCGGCGTTGTCGGCCAGTTGCGCCGCTTGCGCGGCCGCTTGCGAGGCGTTGGCGACGGTGGCGGCCGTGGCGGCGGCCAGATCGTCGGCGACGGCGGCGGCGGTGGCCGCGTTCGCCGTCACGGCGGCAGCTGCCGTGGCGGCCGCATTCGCGTCGGCCTGCAAGGCCGCATTCAGGGCGGCCAGGGCATTGGCCGCCGTCGCGGCCGTCGTGGCGGCGGCCGTATCGGCCGCTTGCGCGGCCTGGGCCGCTGCCAGCGAGGTGGCGGCCACGCCGGCGGCGGTGGCCGCTGCGGCATCGTCCAGCTGCGCCGCCGTCGCTGCCGCTTGCGAGGTCAGGGCCAGGGTAGCGGCGGCGGTGGCGGCGTTGTCGGCGGCCAGTGCCGTGTTCAGCGCCGTCAGGGATGCGGCGGCCGTGGCTGCTGTCGAAGCGGCCGCCGCGTCGTCCGCCTGCGCTGCCACTGCGGCGGCATGCGACAGGTTCGCCGTGGTGGCGGCCGTCGTCGATGCCAGTGCCGCCACCAGGTCGAGCGGATGCGCGGCCGAATAGGCGGCCAGGGCGGCGGCATTGGCGGCGTCGTTGTTGGCGATGGTGGTCAGGGCGGCGGCATCCGTCAAGGCGGCCTTGGTGGCCGCCACGGTGGCGGCCGTGACGTCGAGCGTGTGTTGCGTACCCAGCAGGACGGCGTCGGTGAGGCCGGCCAGGGTGGCGGCGGCGGTGGCGGCGGTGGCATTCGCGGTCGCCACCAGGCCCAGTGCGACGGCATCCGTCAGGTTGGCCGTCGTTTGCGCCGCAGTGGCGGCGGCCGCATCGACGGTCGCCACCAGGCCCAGGGCGACGGCGTCCGTCAGCGCGGCCGTGGCGGCGGCCGTGTTGGCGGCGGCGGTGGCGGCTGTCGAGACGGTCCCCAGTGCCACGGCATCGGTCAGGTTGGCAACGGCGGCAGCGGCGCTGGCGGCCGTATTGGCGGCCGTCGAGACGAGGCCCAGTGCCACGGCGTCGGTGAGATTGGCCGTTGTTTGCAGGGCGGCAGCGGCAGCCGCATCGGCCGTGGCGACGAGGCCCAGCGCCGTGGCGTCCGTCAGCGCGGCGGTGGCGGCAGCCGTATTGGCGGCCGTGGTGGCGGCGGTCGAGAGCGTGCCCAGGGCCACCGCATCGGTCAGGTTGGCAACATTCGTCGCCGTAT is part of the Janthinobacterium sp. 67 genome and harbors:
- a CDS encoding TolC family protein — translated: MASISTFAQAQGATAWSFDQVLQQALQSHPAVQGKRSAQAAARAELDGAQWQRFPSLSAEVPTGSRETGGVVRVEQPLWSGGRIDAGIDAAGSRVDAAGAAIEEERLTLSLRVIAAYTEALRQTARVHSAEEGLAEHQRLLDMIKRRVAQSVSSQTDQRLAESRAYQAANDVSNARQALDNALAQLSQLAGKPVRLVTASGIGVGEPLPDASLERVMRQAVDYSPTLHRLDFEAQAADSEITLQRSAYMPKVVLRMEKPTGGINADNRTRAMLVLQAQPGAGLSAKAGVDAAVARREGARAAHDAAERDVRERFTLDWNEAEASRQRLGNAGEASTTSTQVFESYARQYVIGRKSWNDVLNAVREATQARFSLEDTRAQAIAASLRLAAQTGTLAGRTTPAGVARAN